AGCCCATCAGCCAGGCCCCTCAGGACACCTGCATCACCACACAGCACCCGACCGGTGGCCGTCACCACATAAGGAATCAGTGTGTAGCTGCCAACACAatcctggggggagggggggaggggatCAGTGGAGGTCAGAGGTTAGCACAGGGTTAGGGAGAAGTGGTGAGGGGTCAGAGGTCAGCATCAGTAGGAATTGGAATAGCTGGGAAGGGGTATACTTCATGAAGGGAGGTAACAAGGAATAGAGGATCACATTCGAAATCCAGGCCTTTAAGGAAGTCAGAGGTGACTAAGGAGGACACAAAGGATAGTGGAGGTCATAGGTCACTATGGAAGTCAAAGGGCACAATGGCGGGAGGGATGGGTTCTGCTCACCGAGTTCTTCTGGAAAACATCATCCTGTAGGAGGCAGAGAGTCAAATACTGGGGTTCTGGGTAGGCCCCACCCCAACCCTGTGACTACTGCCACTAGCCAGCCACCTGGCTACCTACCCGGAGGGCCTGCAGGTCAGGCAGGTCGGCCTGAGAGCAGAGGAGTACGTTGTTGGTCATGCTGAAGCTCTCTCGCACACCGAGGTGGTAGAAGAGGGAGGGCTGCACCAGAGAGCTGCTCACCTCCAGCACTACCACATCTGCAGGCACAGAGGTGGAGGCCCTGGAGCTTGGTGGGAAAGAGCCTACGATCCATGCTGGCTCAGCCTGCCTTTCAGTGTGACTCTAGCAAGGTGCAAagactctctgggcctcagtttcccccttaGGGCCCCTCTGGCTCTTACACACAACTGATATCTGTGGTGTTGAAGGACAGGAGTTGGGTTCACCAGGCCACTGTCCACTTGAAGAGGACTGGGACCCAGGCGTGCCCCTTATCCCACTATTCAGAGCCTGTGGGCACCCACAGCTGGGCCGGTGATGCACCACCCCGGAACCTATCCCAGTTCATTGGAGAGGCAGGAGCTGTGCAACTACAGAAGTCCCGTCCCCTGGGCCCTCAACCCAGCCTCTTGAAAGGGGTGGGCACCAGCGGCGTGTAGACAacagtgtgcctgtgtgtgtatataactgTGTCCGTCcctatctctgtgtgtgtctatgaCACCTGTGTGAGTGAACATATTTGCTATTCGTGAGTCTATCCATgacggtgtgtgtgtgtctttgtgtcctCGGAGTCGGGGCAGGATTCATTTTTGGGCAACGACTTCATTGACATCTGCAAACACAGTTCCCAGACGCTTGGATGAAAAAAATAAGCATCGGAGGGCGGGACTTCATGGTTAATGGGAGGGAGGGGTGACCGCGCGGGAATAGCCATCTGTCCGGCCCCGCCCACTCTCTTGGGGCTGCTGAGGCCTCATGACCTAAACTCCCTCGCCCACACCCGGGGGCTCATGACCTAAACTTTCCCACCCAGACTCTGGTATACTTGAAATCCTTCACTTCACTTTCTGCCTGTCTAGGAAGTCGTATGCTAGACCCAttggtgttgattctgactcacagtgaccctatagggcggaatagaactgccccatagggtttccaaagctgtaaatcttcccggaagcagactgccacatctttctcccgcggagcggttggtgggttgaactgcccaccttttggttcgcagcggAGCGCtttaagcactgagccaccagggctcctcagtcctCTGCTAAAAaattaaaacccgttgctgtcgagtcgattccgactcgtagcaacccactAAACTACAGCCTTTAAGCAGCCCCCTTTCCCTAGTCCGGTATCCGCTTCCAGCATCCGCCCCGAGGGCTCCGCGAGAGatcctccagagactgatttcTCCAGCCCCACCCCCGAGGGACCACAGTTCCGCCCCACTCCTGGTCCCGCCCAGCGCCCCTAAACTCCGACCCAATCCTAGCCCTACTCCCCAGGGCCGGTGCGGACTCTTTTAAGCCCCAACCCTGAATCCCGGAACCGGACCTGGGTCCGCTTAATCCCACCCCGAGCCTGGCCGGGCTCCAGACCCCCTAAATTCCACTTTTATCACGACGCTGGCTCCAACTCCCCCAGCTTTAGCTGCCTTTAAGCCTTGTAAACTGGGCTCATTTCGGCCCCTCCCTGCAGCCGCCGAGCCCAGCCCCATTTGGCCACGCCCAAAGCCCCGAAGCCCCGCCCGGGGGCGGCCCCACTCCCGGCGCGCGCTCACCCGCGTTGTAGAAGGAGTCGAGGGCGGCCGTGTCGCCCAGCGCCAGCGTCCCGAAGGGCAGGCTGCGCAGCTGCGGCGACGGCCGTGGCCCCTGGAGCTGCGCGCAGGCGTCGCGCAGGCAGCGCAGGGGCAGCGGCTCGGCCTCGGCTCCAGCTCCGGTCTCGGCCGCGGGCCGCTGCTCCCGGGTCAGCACGTAGACCACGCTGAGCGGCCGGCTCCGTGCGCAGCCCCGGCCGGAGGACGCTGCGGGCGCCCGGCCCCGGCTCAGCGCCTCGGCCAGGGGGTCCTGCCAGCAGCTGCCGGCACGCTCCAGGGCCGCAGACCGCGAGCACGTCCCCGCCATGCGGGGGCGCTCAGGCGTGGGGCGCCAGGCTCTGGGAACCCGGGGCGGGACAGGAGCCGGGGACGGCGAATCCAGGGATCTCGGGATCGGAAATCCGGTCGGGATAAGGGAATTTCCCGAGGGACCTGGGAATCCGCAGTCCAGTCGAAGGTCTCGTTCGGAGAATCTGGACTCCGGGGTGGAATCTGGGCTCGGACTTGTAAGGTCCTGAGGGTCTGGAATCGAGAAGTGTGTCCCGGAAATCTGCGGTATCTGGTAATCTGTAGCTCAGGATCACGAGGGGGATCCCGGGAATCGGTCGGGCTGCGTCTGCACCCAGATGTTACTGGGGACCGCCCGCCGACGCTCTCCCCTGCCTTCACTTGTAGGTTCGGTCCAGCCCCTTCCCGGCCGGCAGGCCGGGAAAGCTCCACCCTCACCCCTCAGGCAGCTCCGCTCCCTAGCAGCCTGGGACTcggcctctccctcccccttctcccgCCAGAATCTCTCAGCCTGGCCGCTTCCGGAACAGCCTGTGCTGGTGTGCACGCCAACCACTGTGGACTGACCACAGCTGGCGCTCATAGGATGTGTGCCCAGGCCAGCGATAGGGAAGAGGTGTGAATTGCAGGCCCTGCGTGCAGGGATCTGTTGAAAGGTGTCTCCACGGAGACACCAGCGTGTGCAGAACCGGGAACAGTGGGTGTCCTCCAGGACCTTGAAACGGGGTTGGGGACGGGGGAGCCTGCTCCTTGGGCTGCCAGTAGACCCTCAACCCTGGTATGGGACTTGGCATCTGAGCTAGGGCCTTTGCCCTCTTGCCAGAGGGGACTCCTTTCCCTAGAAGCCAACCTACAGTGGAGCCCTCCTGACCTCTGACCTCCACCCAGAACCTGAAGATGGGacctgagaaagccttccccactGTAAAAATGACAGGTCAGGGGTGTCTgacttctaacttcacaaggggcaaggagaatcaagatcaaccgcccaaggctgattcctataaggTGGTCAGACATACCTCGTCTGTCCAACccttttactaattctgacaccagctgtccctcccatggcgctctctacttctttgctgggttcgataattcattgcaatggccacacagaactcacagacaatactcacgattatggagtttattagggaagtagggtaacaattcaggatcaggaatgactcaggatacagttctctgATCAGGACAGCCTTTGCTCAGCTGTGCCCAAAGACAGGCCTCTCTGGTGATAGGCAtcacctctgccctgctcagtcaagtgttacaaatctctttagctctgccaataagtgcccaaaggcaccccactctgccagtaagcctccccagagaggcactcagctctctcacgcCATGGGTcggcacacccactgtagccGCCTTGCTGCgcaggctgggaagcccaccgcaCCTTCTCATGCTGATCTTCTGgttctgctccctgtgctgccactgcttctcaccgtgTCTAGTAATCTCACCATCTCTGttgcagctctctctctctctgtctcctgggtctagaaggttctcagtgcagggaccccacactccactcctagctctcctttctgctctgggattggctctcttttaagcctccTGATATGatgaaactgaccaatccccttgttagggttccatacaccttatttgcatggtcccacaccCAACaggggttccatacaccttaaggcatcattagcaagctgtccaagcAGTttgtttgcatagtcccacccaatcatttggtgggagttacaagaccatggcaagaaaggccatataaaagcaatctatTGCACCACACCCACTGCAAACATTTCTCTACCCACCTAAAGGAGAACCGAGAAACTCCAGCCCTTCCCAGCTTTCAATCTCCAAGAATCCCTAACCCTCCAGCATGAATTAGCAAGTGACTGAGGCAGCAACCTAGTGTAAATCTCAGTAGACCCTGAAGTCAGGAACTGGGGACTCGAAGAAGTTGAGTAATTTGTCCAAGATTGCTTAGCTACATGACAGagcaagattcaaacccaggactaCCTGTAACTTCAGATATCTGACTCCTAACCATCTCTTTTTTTGCCACTTACTAGAATGTGGCTTTGAACAAACTAACCTCCTAAGTGCTAGCTCAGTGGCTACTGTTTTACTGTCCCATtgccaccatggaagaaaaatgtacctTCCTTGGTTTGACCCTAGGTTCAAACCAGCCCCTAATGGGAGAAATAGCAGAGggtcaccactgactgctctgacagggatcacaatagagagtccctaacagagctggagaaaaatgtagaacaaaattctaactcacataaaaagaccagagttactggtctgacagagactggagaaaccccaagagtatgccccttggacaccctgttaactcagtactgaagtcactcctgaggtttacctttcagccaaagattagacaggcccataaaacaaagtgagactaaatgggcacaccagcccaggggcaaggacgaaagggcaggaggggaccgggaagctggtaatggggaaacgaaggtcgagaaggggagagtgttgacacagcgtggggttggcaaccaatgtcacaaaacaatatgtgtattaattgtttaaagagaaactaattttctctataaaccttcatctaaagcgcacacacacacaaaagaaatagCAGAGGATGAGAAATTAGATTACAACAGAGGCTGGGATGGAGAATGGACGACTTAGAAGGAACAGACACCTAGGCAACAAAGGGTGAGAAAGCTGTGCAATTTCTGCcacaaaaccatccacttgtaggACCTAGAGGACCCAGGGAATTGTCGGTGGATGCTTGAATCTCCTCCTTGACCTCCACTGAGTGCCCCTCTGGCCTTGACTTGCACACTTTCAGAGATGGAAGCCTCACTCCCTTAAGAGGCAGTCCCTTCCACCTTCCTGACTGGTAGGAAGGCCTTCTTTGAATGGAGCTGAAACCTATATCCCAGCTCTGCCCTCTTAGATTTTTCCCAGTAACTAGAAGAGTCTTGCAAGCCAGGAAAGGGTTAAGACGACTTTATTTTAAATGTGGACAGGGGTCAGTGGCTGTTGGCAAGGGGGAGAAGTGGCTGAGGGTCCGGAAGCTGTACAGGACAGATAAGGGTGTGGGCTGCCAGGGTGCCCTGGCGAAGCATCATCCAAACCCTGTGATAGGGGTAGCCCACACCGCAGCCTGACTCCCAGTTGATGCCATACTTGTGGGCTGTGGCCTCAGATGCTGCGTAGCGCCCATTGAGATTGGATGTATAGCAGAATCCATATCACCAGGCGCCATGAACGCCCACCGCACAATTGCCCCTGTTTGTATCGTGGCCAGCATCACAGGTGGTGAAGGGCTTCCCACTGTGGAAACTCAGGGAGTCCCCTGGCAGGGAGAGGATGGGAGGTGTCTTGGTGCTTTGCATTGTGCCTGGCATCCTTGGAGATATTACTTCATAGGAGCCTCACGGCACCTATGAGTTGGAGGTTTTCAGGCGGTATGAGAAGACAGCAACTCCAAGGGGCCAGGTCGTTTGCCCAAAGTCATCCAGCTAGTCACAGGGACACAGGGAACCGAACGCAGGGTTGTCTGGCTCCAAAACCACCAGCTTTTCCCTCTGCCTTGTCCCCACCCAGAATCCCCAGCTCTAGCTCTTATGTTCCCTCCCAGCTCTCATCAGCAACCTGAGCAACTCTGCCAGGGAGAGCTGGGAGGAGACTTTTAGGTGCCTGGGCAGGAAACTGGGGTCCCCCCAGGCACCTCCTCATAACCACTTCCCACTTTCAAATCTCTCCACAACAGTCACTGTTTCTCTGAAAAAGTCCTCCCTGGTTCCTCTTCTGAAGCAGAGAACGTGAGCACTCAACAGAACCTCAGATGGCATCTgcagcctccctccctgcctccctgcccatTTTACAGGGGAGGAAACCAGGACTCCGATAgggaagggacttgcccaaggtcacatagttggtcaagtggcagagctgggttcAAAATTAGGCCTCTTTTGCCACTAGAGTCCAAATTTTCCACTTCAGAACCATCCTGCCTCATGACTGCCATTCCTCAGAGGAGGAAATGGGCCCACAGAAGAGAATGGCCTGGTTTGGtcatcatggaagcagcagcagcactggGGGAGGAGCCAACCCACCTCCTCCAGGGCCCCTCCTCAGGTCCACTCACCTGCTCTACCCCCTGAGAACTGACCCAGCACTAGCTGGTAGTGATCTGCCTCCCCAAGGAGGCAGAAGGTCCCACAGTGAGCAAAGGTACAGGTGCCATTAAAGTCCTCCAGCTCCACCCGAAGCTCCCAGGTACctgaggaggtggggaggggaaagggtACAATAATTCTCAGTCCCCAGTTGGGGGTTCAGGATGGCAGAGGAATACTCCCTAGGCCCTTTGGACCCTGCTGGGAACTTACTCTGGAGAGTAAGCTGGTATAAATTCTCATTCCCCAGCCAGAATTCAGACTCTTGGCTCCCAAAACCTGCTTTGTAGGAGGCCCAAGAGCGAAAGAAATCCACAGAACCATCCCGGCACCTCTGGAACGCCTAGGGAGGTGGAGTGGGTGGGGATGGGTAGGCAGCACAGCAGCTATTACCCCAGGCTGCCTTGGGTGGAGGAGAAGCAGGGGTAGTGGTGACCGAGGGTGGCTGAGCTGTGAGCGCTGGTTGGCATTTCCTCCTCTGTTTGGATTGGGGACTTGTTAAAATGCGATTCCTTCATGTGAGCTCTGCCTATGAATATACTGATGAGCTATACAACCCCTTATTAACTTTTACGACGCTCAACTCCAGGCCAAACCAGGCCCTAGGGGAGACTGAAGCGATAGAAATACTGTTCCGACCCTCGGAAGATGGTCAGTCCAATTGGGAGTCAGAGtcatcacacgcacacacatacacacacacacacacaaacctgttgttgtcaattccagctcatggtgaacctatgttttacagagcagaactgctccatagggttttctaggctgtaatctctatggaagtcaatcaccaggcctttctactgcggcaccactggctgggtttgaaccactaaccttgaGGTTAGTATTTGAGTTTGCACCACCCCGGAACCTAGATTCCGTATAAGCTTCTTTTGTTGACTATAAGAATCAAGATGTTAGAGCAGAGAGGTCTCTTTTCCTAATCCTTCTCCTAATCCCAGAGGATGCTTGGGCCTTACCCCAATGCCccacctcccttcctcctccaagGCAAGCAATCCCCAGGACTTGTAGAGTTTCCCTCCTAATTATCTTTCAGTTTAAGGGGACCCATTtccagtgctgccactgtccactgcCATCTCCTGCCCAGACCCTGCAGTCCTCCTAACTGGGGTCTTTGCCTCCACTCTTACTCCCACGACAATGCATCTCTCACAGTAGAGCTTAGTCATTTTTCCAAAACACAAGTCTGACCTGGTCCCTCTCCTGCTTAAAACTCCTCTGTGGCTCCCCATTGCCCTCCAGGCTCCTCAGTCAGTCATTCAGTGCCCTCTGTGAACTGGCCTTCGCAGAGCTCCTTAGTCCACCCCTGAACAACACCGGCAGACCCCACCTTACTACCCATACCTGCTCTCAACTCACTCACACGGTCCCCCCAAACCCTCTTGTATCCTCCTGCCtcctttgtcttttcttctacctACAATGCCCTTCTGTGCCTCAACTGTCTGGAGAACGTCTATACAGCGTTCAAGGCTctttcaaatgccacctcctctgtgaagccttcccaAACTTTTTCAGGTCTCCTGGGTGCTCAGTGAACATTTGTCAGTGAATGACTTTAAGGAAAAACCTGGCTCCAGTGGGTTCTGGCTCCCCCTAGGGCTGAGGTGAGAAACGCCCACTGTCCCTGGCCTGCTAGCTCCTTCTCCATCTCTACCCCCCACACTCACCAGCCAGCCACCCCCTGATGAGTCCATGTCACAAAAGACTGGGAGGACCCTGGCCTCGGGTAGGCACAGACGGTATCAGCCACTCAATGTGTTCCCCTGGCTCAGCAGCTCCGGGCAGCTCCCGGGGCCTGGGGAAGGAGAATGGGACTGAGGGGAGCTCCCAAAATTATTCCCTGGACCCCACCCCCTGGGCAATGGAACAGGCTGAGTGTGGGACCCCAGGAAACTGCTCAACCCCCTCAGGCCCCTGAGGAGGGTTCTGGGGAGGGTTGTGGGGAAAGGCCTGGCCACAGCTGGGCACCACTTAATTCCAAGTTCCTGGCTCCAGCAAAGGCTGCCTCACCCTCCTGGCACCGGAGCACATCTGCTGGATCTCCTGTCCCAGAAAGGGACTGAGTGTTGGCTCTGAGGTCAAAGCATTCCCAAGGGAATGCCCAGGGGCACAGTGGGGAGAGTGACAGGCCCTTTGTCCTAATCCTGTCCACCTACCCCCTGCCTCCCAGCAGTGGTCAGGTGGAGACACCCACTCCTCTCTAGTCCAGGGACAGAAGCAAAGAAAGAAGGGGAGATCACAGTCCCACACTCACCAGGGTCACCCTTGGGGCCCATCTTGCCTGGTGGTCCAGGTTGCCCTGAAATCCAAAAGGCAGAGATGCCCTGAGTCCTGCCCTGTGCCCAGGGCCAAAAAGGAGCAAGCGGTAT
This DNA window, taken from Elephas maximus indicus isolate mEleMax1 chromosome 3, mEleMax1 primary haplotype, whole genome shotgun sequence, encodes the following:
- the FCN3 gene encoding LOW QUALITY PROTEIN: ficolin-3 (The sequence of the model RefSeq protein was modified relative to this genomic sequence to represent the inferred CDS: substituted 2 bases at 2 genomic stop codons); this encodes MLLHPAGSSLGGVDLGQWGGVWLHMLPPVWPSYKLPSSLWSHSKMDRLWAPLSLMLLLLGGPICLRIQESPSCSEPRELEASKIVLLPSCPGAPGCPGEKGVPDPQGQPGPPGKMGPKGDPGPGSCPELLSQGNTLSGXYRLCLPEARVLPVFCDMDSSGGGWLAFQRCRDGSVDFFRSWASYKAGFGSQESEFWLGNENLYQLTLQSTWELRVELEDFNGTCTFAHCGTFCLLGEADHYQLVLGQFSGGRAGDSLSFHSGKPFTTCDAGHDTNRGNCAVGVHGAWXYGFCYTSNLNGRYAASEATAHKYGINWESGCGVGYPYHRVWMMLRQGTLAAHTLICPVQLPDPQPLLPLANSH